Within the Verrucomicrobiota bacterium genome, the region AGCTTGGCCACCATCTTCTCGACCTGCTTACGGCCGTCACGCACGATGCGGCGCCGCTCCTCGAGCGCCTCGCGACGCGCCACGAGCGCTTCCGTCTTGATCTTGGCCACCTCGTTCTGCATCTGCGCGAGCTGTCCCCGGATGCGCGCGTGCTCGACGGCGGCAGCGCGGCGTTCCTCCTCGACTAGCGCCCGCTCACGCCGCAGCCGTTCCTCTTCGGCCTTCATCGAGCCGAGCACGTCCTTGAGCTCGCGCTCCTCGGGCGACATGAGTCCAAGGCTCCGCTCGATGATCGCCTGCGGCAGCCCGATCATGCGCGCGATCTTGAGCGCGTTGCTCTCGCCCGGCACGTCCATCGAGAGCATGTACGTCGGCCGCTCGGTATCCGGATCGAGGGAGAACGACGCCGTGCGCGCCCAGCCGCACCGCCGATCGAGCGTCTTGAGCTCGTGCAGGTGCGACGTCACGAGCGCGAGCGCCCCGTGCGCAGCCGTCTCCTCGAGAATCGCCTGCGCGAGCAGCGCGCCCTCGGACGGGTCAGTCGCCGTACCAAGCTCATCGAGAATGATGAGACTGTCCTCCTTGGCTTGATCGAGGATGCGCTTGACCTCGTTGAGGTGCGACGTGAACGTGCTCACGCCGCCGGTCAGGTCCTGGTAGTCGCCGATGTCGGCAAAGAACCCGCTGAACACCGGGAAGACCGACTCCCCATCCGCCGGCACCGGGATCGAACACTGCACCATGAGCGCGAGCACGCCGATCGTCTTCACCGCTGTCGTCTTGCCTCCCGCGTTCGGACCGGACACGACGAGGGCGCGGTCCGACTCGCGGAGCTCGATCGACAGCGGCACGCATCGCTCGCCCATCGAAAACAGCAGCAACGGATGCCGCCCGCCGATGACTTTGAGCCCGCCCGAGCCGACTACGTGCGGAATCGCGCACCCGTAGCGTACAGCGAACTCGGCCTTGCCGTAGGCCGCGTCGAGCTGCGCGCAGATGTCTACGTTGTCGCGGACCGTCCCCATGTCGCGCCGCAGCAGGTCGGCCAGCCCGAGCAGGATGCGCCGGATCTCCTTCTTCTCCTCCTTGCCCAGGTCGAGCAGGCGGTTCGACAGCTCGACGACCTCGAGTGGCTCGACAAACGCCGTCTCCTCGCTGATCGAGTAGTCGTGCACGATGCCCGGCACCTTGTGCTTGTAGTCGATCTTGACCGGCAGCACCGTGCGGTTATTGCGCTGCGTGATGAAGCGCTCCTGCAGGTAGATCTGCGTCTTCGGCGAGCGCAGGTAGTGGTCAAGCACCTTGGCGATCTTCGCCGTCACGTCGCGCTGTTCGGCTCGGATCTCGGCCAGCAGCGGCGAGGCCGTGTCCTTGATCGACGCGTCGATCTCGAATACCCGGTCGCACTCTCGCTCGAACTCGGGCAGGGACTCGAACGGCTCGACAACCGTCCACAGCCGCGGCAATTGCCCACGCCGTTTCTCGACGAACTGCCGCAGAATAATCCCGCCATGCTGCAGGTCGGCCACCTTGACGCATTCCTGCGGCTCGAGAAACGTCCCCTGCGAGGTGATCCGGTCGAGCAGAGGCCGCACGTCGCTCAGACCGTCCATCGGCGGGCGGTCGCCGGCCTCGAACAGCGCGAGCATCTCGGCCACGCGCTCATAGTCGAGCTTCACCTCGACCGACGTCGTGCGCACCGGCGCCGTCGTGATCAGCGCGCGCCCCAAGTCCGATGCCGTACACGCGCCGACCGCCTCGCGCACCCTATCAAACTCCAAGACCTCGAGCGTCCGCTCCATAACCATTCCTTCCGCCACAGATCACACAGATGAACACTGATCCGGGAGAGCTTCGTTCACAAAACGTGTTCGCCGCGAAGCGATGTCCATCTGTGTTCATCTGCGCAATCTGTGGCTAGCCTTCCTTTGTCCGTTCCTTGACTGCGCGCAGCCGGTTCTCGTCGAGCTTGAGGTGCATCACCTTGTGCGTGCTGACGTACACCTTGCCTGGAGGCATCCGCTTCGGCTTCGATACGTACCGTCGCTGCGTGTAGAGCACCTCACCCGACCCCGCGTTCCGCGCTTTGCTGTAGGCAAGCGCCAGCGTCGCCGCGTCGAGCAGCGTCTCGCGGTCCGCCGTCTCGTCCTTGCCCAGCGTTACCACAACGTGCGAGCCCGCGTAGTCGTGGCAATGCAGCCACAAGTCGTGCCCGCGCGCGAACGACACCGTGAGCCGGTCGTTCTCGGCGTCGCTCCGTCCAACGTAGATCTTCTTGCCCGCCGCCGACAGGAAGTACCGAAACTCCTCCGCTGGCTGCTTCTTCGCCTTGGCACCCGCAGGCGGGCGGACCTTGGGCGCCTGCTTCGCCTTGAGCCGCAACTCGTGCTCGTCGAGAAACCGTTCTATCCCGTCGGGCGAGTCGACCGCCTCGGCCGCCGCGCATGCCGCCTCGATGCTCGCCAGGCGCGCCGCCGCGCTGCCCACCTCGCGCTCGGCCCGCTCGAGTGTGCGCTTGAGCTTGCGGCTGCGCTTGAAGTACGCCTCCATGTTGTCGCGTACGCCGAGCGCCGAATCGAGCGGCACGCGGACCCTCTCGCCCGTCGAGAAATCCTCGACCTCGACTGACTCGTGCCCTGCGCCCTTGGTGCCGAGCGCCGATTTGAGCAGCTCGCCCCACCGCGCCTGTTCGGACCATTGCCTGCCCTGCGCAATGTCGCCCTCGATCCGGTCGACAAGCTTCCGCAGCCGCCGCCGCTCGCGCTTGAGCTGCGACACGAGCTGCCGTTTCTCGGCCTCGAACTGCTCCTCGGCATCCGACGCCGCAAACCGTTCATCGAGCACGTAGTTGTAGAGCGTGTCGCCCACAACCTCGATCGCGGCGCCCTCGTGCGTCAGCGTCGGCTTCGGCGGCGCCTCATAAACCGAGCCCACCCGCCGGCTGTCGAGCGACGCGAGCACGCGCCGCTGCGCATCGAGCAGCCCAATATGCGGCCCGCGTGGGAACAGCTCGACAACGAGCGACAACGTCTCGCCCGCCTTATCGAACACGAACTCAATGATCCGGTCCGCGTTGACCTGCCGCACGTCAGTGACGCGCGCGCCTTCGATCCGGGACCGCACGTACTCGCCGAATGACAGCCGCTCCCGTTTGTCGCGCAGCCGCTGGCGCGTCAGATGGAGCCGCACGTGCGGCGGCTGAAGGCAGATGAGCACATTGTGTCCGTAATCGACCTGCTCAGCCGACAGCACGAACCGTCTCGGCGCGTACTGGAAGAAGCCGCCGACCGTCGCGCCGGGCAGCACCCAGCCCAACTCCTCGACGACACGCCCCACCTCTGCCTGCGTCAACGCCATAAAGGATCTTCAAGCCACGGATCACACAGATCAACACAGATCCCAGCGAGCCTCGCTCGCACCCCGTCCTCGCCCCGAAGCGGCGATGATCTGTGTCATCTGCGCAATCTGTGGCTAGTCCTCCTGCTCCAAATCCGCTTCCGTCGCCGGCCGCTCGATCCGGTACTCCTCCTCGAACCACTTGTCGAGGTCGGCCAGCCGGCACCGCTCCGAACAAAACGGGAACACCGCCGCCGCATCCGCATCGTCGGGCCGGTACTCGACCGCCGCCTTGCACGTCGGGCACGTCGCCCGCACCGGCTTCTTCTTCGCCCGCTCGATCATCGTCCTGAGAAGCCTCTCGCCTCTTCCTACGCCATCGCACCGAAGTAACACGCTGCCGTCACCACGCAGACGCCGACAAAGACCAGGCTGAACGCCGTCGTCTCGAAAAACACGAACTGCAGCGCCGCGCGCACCATATAGAACCCGCCGACGATGAGGCCCACCGCGTTGAGCATCGCCCGCGACGCGCCCGCCGCCGCCATCACGAACGACACGGCCGCGAAGCACACGAACGCGTAAATCAGCATGAGGTTCATCACCTGGATCGCGCCGCGATTCACCGCGTTCGACCGCGGCAGCTCGACGCGCCAATTGAGCCGCCGGAACCGCCAGAAGCTCACGTGAAACGCCATGAGCGCGCAGTTCAGCACGCCCCCAGCAATCAACAACGCCGTCCGCATTCGTCCGTCCCTCGCCCTATCACTCCACCAGCCACACGCGCCATCATACCACCCGGACACAACGAGGGGGCCTCCGCGCTCGAAGGCCCCCTCGAAACACGCGTGGCTTATGCGGAAGGCTTTCTCAGCCCTCGTCTTTCTTCGCTGCCGGCTTCTTCGGCGCTTCGCCCTCGTCCTTCATCTCTTCGCGGAATTTCGCGCCCACGGCACCAAGCGACCCCTTGAGTTTCGAGAGGTCGACATTCACGTCCGGCCCGGAGATCGGCGTCTCCGGCTCGCCCTTGAGCGTTTGGTATGTATACATGCCCGCCACGGCGTAGAAGATCGTCGGAATCGACTGGAGCGCCAGCAACAGGACGATCATCAGGATCCCAAAGATCCACGCGGCCGCAGCCTTGCCGCCGCCAAGGTTCTCGGCGATGCTCACGCCATCACCGATGATCGGCAGATTCCGATACGACGGAACAATCGGGGCCACGGTCATCGGCGGTCCGCCCGGCAGAACGACGTTGAGGTTGTCCCGCGTCATGGTGTCCATCGTCTTGGCAGCAACGAAGTCGAGCGCCTGCACGGTCAGAAACACGAACAGAACAATCGCAAGACCAACGCTCAGGAACCGCTTGACCAGCCGGATCGTGTGCCCGTTGATGATCCGCTTGCCTTCCTTGAAACACGCAATCGCCTTCCCGCCTTGGGCAATAATCCCAGGCACGATCAGCGTGCTCAGGAAGAACTTGGTCACAACGAAGAAGGTCACGTACAGCCCGACCAGTACGGCGATGATACCAATAATGCCCCAGATGACCGGCCCGGCTCCACCCGGGATCAACCCCAGCCAGCCAAACACCCACATGACCGCAATCCCCGCCGCCAGCAAGATCAAGTACCGCAGGTTGGCAAAGATCACGGTGAGTAGGGATGAGCAGGCGTAGCCGATCCCGACCATGAAGCTCTTCTTCTCGCCCGCGTCCTTGGCGGCCGCCATCTTACACACGGCCACCATCCCGCAAAGCACGGCGACGACACCAACAACCCAGCCGATCCCCGCGATCAGGTACTGGAACACCTGGATATACTGACCCCGAATCTTGCCTCCCACCCAACCGAACAGGTGGAATGCGATCGTGGCAATCGCAATCGAGATTGCCATCACGACGATCTTGTGCCAGTCAAGGCTGTGGCTGATCGCCTTGGTTAGTTCCCCCTCGAAGCTCCGATTCTCCGCCATGAGAAGACCCTCCTTCCCATTACACATCCAATACCCTGTGCAACTCCCCGAAACCAGTCCTCCACGTGGCAGGACTGGTTCTGGTCGGGACACTTAGGCCCCGGTCACCTCGATTCCTACACTCCCGTACATGCCAGGCAATGTCAAGCGAAATCCCGACAGACACGATCACCTCCCACGCACCTGCCCATGCCCTCTGACACAACCTTCCCCTCGCCCCGCGTGTTCCCAGTGGCTGAGAACAAGCCACAAAGCGCCGGGACAACCGGAGGATCGCACCCGTCCCGCCCACCACCTCACCATTGACGCACCGAGTCGCCTCGAGTAGCGTCGCACCACCATGCCGTACAACTCGTTGAGAGACTTCACCAACAAACTCGAGGCCGAGGGCGAACTGCGCCGCGTCGAGGCCGAGATCAGCCCCGCGCTCGAGATCACCGAATACACCGACCGCGTCTGCAAAGCCGGCGGCCCCGCCTTGCTCTTCACCAACGTGCGGGGCTCCAAGTTCCCCGTGCTCATGAACGCCTTCGGCTCGATGCGCCGGATGGCGCTCGCCCTCGGCGTAAGCGATGTTGAAGACATCGCCCGTGAGATCGAGGCCCTCCTCCACAAGCAGCCGCCGGCGACGCTCATGGACAAGGTCCGCACACTCGTCGACCTCTTCCACCTCTCGCGCACCGCGCCGCGCACGGTCAGGACCGGACCGTGCAAACAGATCGTCGAGCACGAGCCCGACCTCTCCAAACTGCCCGTGCTCACCTGCTGGCCCCAGGACGGCGGCCCGTTCATCACCCTGCCGACGGTGTTCTCGAAACACCCTGAGACCGGGCAACGCAACGTCGGCATGTATCGCATGCAGGTCTACGACGCGCGCACAACCGGCATGCACTGGCACGTCCACAAAGTCGGCGCCGCCCATTACCGCGCGTACGAGGCCCGCGGCGAGCGCATGCCGGTTGCCGTCGCACTCGGCGGCGACCCCGCAATGACCTACGCCGCAACCGCCCCGCTCCCCGAGGCCGTCGACGAGGTTTTCTTCGCCGGGTTTCTGCGCAAGAAGGGCATCGACATGGTCAAGTGCGAGACGTGCGACCTCGAGGTTCCCGCCGACGCCGACTTTGTCCTCGAGGGCTACGTCGATCCCGGCGAGCGCCGTCGCGAAGGCCCCTTCGGCGACCACACCGGCTACTACTCGCTCGACGACGATTACCCCGTCTTCCACCTCAAGTGCATCACGCGCCGCGCCGATCCCATCTACGCCGCCACCGTCGTCGGCCGGCCGCCGATGGAAGACTGCTTCATGGCCAAGACAACCGAGCGGCTCTTCCTCCCCATGCTCAAAGCCGTGCTGCCCGAGCTGGTCGACATGAACCTCCCCCTCGAGGGCGTCTTCCACAACCTCGCGCTCGTGAGCATTCGCAAGCAGTACCCGTTCCACGCCCGCAAAGTCATGCACGCCCTCTGGGGCCTCGGCCAGATGATGTTCACCAAGACCATCGTCGTGGTCGACGAGGAGGTCAACGTCCAGGACCCGAGCGAAGTCGCCTGGCGCACCTTGGCCAACATCGACCCCAAGCGCGACATCACTTTCGCCGAAGGCCCCACCGACGTCCTCGACCACGCCGCTCAACACCCCACCCTCAGCAGCAAACTCGGCATCGACGCCACCAGGAAATGGCCCACCGAAGGTTTCTCCCGCCAGTGGCCCGACCCCATCAAAATGACCCCCGAAGTCAAACGCCGCATCGACGAGCTACTCGGCGGGCTGTAGGGCAGTCGCCCCTGCGCACGCCGAACGCTGATGAGGCGACAACGTCAACCAACCACGGGGCGGACACCGAAGGTGCGGCTCACCGTGGTTCAACCTTCCTTCTCCACGCGGCCTTTTCCCCGGACAAGGGCTTGACATCGCGCCGCGCGCTCCGTACAAGCTTTCAGCAACGCGCCGCCTTGGGGGGTGGCGTACGCCCGGTTCGGGGACACGGGCGAAGGTAGGAGTGCACAACACGGGACTCACGGAGACAGGGGTTCGGCTGCTATGAGTACGCTTGAAGACCTTTCGAATGCCATCATCAAGGGCAACATCAGTGTGCCCGCCAAATCCGACGAGCTGGTCAAGCGCGCACTCGACGAAGGCGTGTCGGTCAGGGACATCCTGGAGAAGGGCATGATCGCCGGCATGAGCGTGGTCGGTGAACGCTTCAAGAAGTGCGAGGTTTACGTGCCCGAGGTGCTCATCGCCGCGCGCGCGATGAAGGCCGCGATGGCCGTGCTCAAACCGCTGCTGGCTGAGAGCGATATCGAGCCTGTGGGCACGGTCGTCATCGGCACGGTCAAGGGCGACCTGCACGACATCGGCAAGAACCTTGTGGCCATGATGCTCGAGGGCGCCGGGTTCAACGTGATCGACGCCGGCATCGACGTCACGCCCGAGAAGTTCATCGAGGCGGCCCAGAAGGCCGGCGCCCAAGTCGTCGCCATGTCGGCGCTGCTCACCACAACGATGCCCGGCATGAAGACCACCATCGATGCGATCAAGGCCGCGGGGCTTACCGGCACGATCAAGACCGTCATCGGCGGCGCGCCGGTGACCCAGGCCTACGCCGACCAGATCCAGGCCGACGGCTTTGCGCCCGACGCCGCCTCGGCCGTCGACAAGATCAAGGAACTCATCGCCGCGTAAGTGGCGAGCGCCAGACGGGACTCCACCACAGATCTTCACAGAGCGACACGGATGGCGGCGGGCCTGTTCAGGCCCGCGAGATCTGCGGTATCTGCGCCGATCTGTGGTTCACTCCTTTTCCGGAGGAACGAGACGATGCTCATTATCGGCGAACGGATCAATACATCGCGGAAAGGCCTCGACGAAAAAGTCGCCGCGCGCGATGAAGCGTTCTTCCGCCAGCTCGCCCGCGCCCAATTCGAGGCTGGCGCCAACTACCTCGACGTCAACTGCGGCACGCGCATCAACTCCGAGCCCGACGATATCGCCTGGCTCGCCACGCTCGTCCAGAGCGAGACCGGCGCGCCGCTCTCGATCGACACGCCCAACCCCGCCGCCGCCGAGGCGGCGCTCAAGGTCCACACTGGCGATAAGAAGCCAATCATCAACTCGATCAGCGGCGAGAAAGACCGCTACGAGCGCATCATCGGCCTCGTGCGCGAGTACAAGTGCGGTGTCATCGCCCTTGCCCTCGACGACGAAGGCATGCCGGCCAACGGCCCCGAACGCTTCGCCAAGGCGCAGAAGCTCATGGACCGCCTGCTCGGCGACGGCGTGCCGGTCGAGCACATCTACCTCGACCCGCTCGTACAGCCGGTCGCCTCCTCGATCGACCCCGACCTGAGCTACGGGCGCGAAGTACTCTGGACACTGCGCAAGTTCAAGGAGACCTGGCCCGGTATTCACTGCAGCGCCGGCGTGAGCAACGTCAGTCACGGCCTGCCCAAACGCAAGCTCCTCAACCAGGCCTTCATGGTCATGTGCCTCGAGGCCGGGCTTGACACCGCCATCATCGACCCCAACGACGGCTACCTCATGCAGCTCATCCTGGCTGCCGAAGCCATCATCGGCCGAGACGAGATGTGCGCCAACTACATCGGCGCCGAACGCTCGGGCAAGATCGAATACTGGGTTCCGCCGGAACCAAAGAAGGAATAGCCGCCTTCAGACAGGATTAACGGGATTGCCGGGATGCCCTGATCCAACGAATCCTGCTGACCCTGTCCGTTTCCCCTCGTCCCGCAACCACTCGTGCAATCGTGCATTTCGAATGCACATCTGCACGCCTGGTCGGCGCCCGCGCTGGAAGTGCGTGCTCCAGCGAGTGTTTTGTGTATACTCTTGCTCCTGAAACGATGTGTCACCTCTCGCGGGTCAGCACCAATGCCAATCGTCATCTTTGAACCGTCCGGCCGCCGGATCGAGTGCAAGCCCGGCGCCAACCTGCTCGAGATGTGCTGGGAGCACCACATCCCGATCGAGTCGCTCTGCGGCGGCAACGGGGCCTGCGGCCGCTGCGCCGTCCAGGTGACCGAGGGCGACGTCCCTGTCACCGCCGAACAGCGAATCCATTTCGACGACGACCGCCTTGCCCGGGGCTGGCGCCTCGCGTGTCAGACGCGCGTCGAGCACGACCTGCGCGTCAACGCGCCCGCACCCGCCGGCACGCTCAAGAGCCACATCGTCACCAACGGCGAGGTGTTCAAAGTCCATCTCGCCCCTGCCGTGCACAAACACTTCCTTAAGCTCAACGACGCGACGCTGCACGAGCCGCTGAGCGACTCCGAGCGCATCAAGCGCGCGCTCCACGACGGCGCGAGCCTCCGCTTCCGCCCCGCCCCGCTGCGCAAGCTGCCCGAGACGCTGCGTCAGGGCCGCGGGCACGTGACGGTCACCGTCTGGGACGGCGCCGTGCTCGACGTCGAAGCCGGCGACACATCGAAGAGCTGCTACGGCATCGCGTTCGACGTCGGCACCTCAACGGTGGTCGCCCTGCTCGTCGACCTCACGACCGGCGAAGAACTCGGCGTCGCCGCCGCGCTCAACACGCAGCGCAAGTACGGCGAGGACGTCATCTCGCGCATCTCATACTGCCGCGAGCACCCCGACGGCGTCGAGACACTCTCAGGCGAGATCGCCGGCCTGCTCAGCGATCTCGCCGCACAGGTGACCGCCGCGCGCGGCATGGACCTGCGCCACGTCTACGAGTACATCGCCGTCGGCAACACGACGATGGCCCACCTCATCGCCGGCGTCGATCCGTCGCCGCTGGGCGAGCTGCCGTACGCGCCGGTCTTTACTGCGCGCCACACGATGCTCGACGGCCCGAAGGGTGCCCGGCTCGGCCACCGGCCGTTCGAGCTGCCCGGCGCGATCGGCGCCTACGTCGGCAGCGACGCGCTCACCGCCGTCGTCGCGTTCGAGCTCCACACCAAGCCGGGCATGCGGCTCTTCTATGACATCGGCACCAACGCCGAAATCCTCGCCGGCGGACGCGCGCGCATGCTGGCCACCTCGGCCGCCGCGGGACCGGCCCTCGAGGGCGTCAAGATTGAGTGCGGCATGATCGGCGTCGCCGGCGCCATCGACACCTGCACCGTGCGCACCGGCGGCCGCGGCGACGACGGCGATCTGGCGTTCACCACCATCGGCGACGTCGAGCCGGTCGGCATCTGCGGCTCGGGCCTCGTCGATGTCGCCGCGGCGCTCCTCGACCTCGGCGTCATCGACCCGAGCGGCCGCCTGCGCCCCCCGGACGCTTGCCCCGACACCGTGCCCCCGAAGATCCGTGCCCGGCTGCACGAGGTGCGAGGCATGACGCGCATCGCGCTGGCCGAAGACGTCTACCTGAGCCAGCGCGACGTGCGCGAATTCCAGAACGCCAAGGCCGCCATCGCCGCCGGCGTCGACATCCTGCTCGGCCATCTCGGCATCACACCCGATCAGCTCGACGAAGTCCTGATCGGCGGCGCATTCGGCAGCATGCTCAACCCGCGCTCGGCCCAGCGCACCGGCGTCATCCCCAACGTGCCGCTGGAGAAAGTCCGCGCCGTCGGCAACACCGCCATCCAGGGCGCCAAGGCCTACCTCCTCTCCACCGACATGCGCCGCGAGATCTGCGCCGCCCGCGACCACATCGAGCTCCACGAGCTGAGCACCGAACCCGGCTTCACCGACCGCTTCGCCGAACACATGACGTTCGATGCCCGATAGGGTGCGTAGAGGCGATTGCGATCGCTACGCGGCGTGATAGAGTCTTCCTGTGCATCTGGACGCTTCCAGTTGACGACGAGGTGCGCGAACCGGAAGGGGACTTGCTCATGGATCCCGCTGTGAAGACCAAGCTGCTGGCCGCGCAGCGCAACGAGATCAGCGAATCGCAGATCTACACGTGGCTCGCGGGACGCATCAAGGACGAGAAGAACCGGAAGATCCTCCAAGACATCGCCAAGGACGAACGGGGCCACTACGAGGTGCTCAAACGGCTCACGCAGACGGACGTCAAGCCCGCGCGGCTCAGGGTGCTCTGGTACCGGTCCGTCGCGCGCGTGCTCGGGCTCTCGTTCGGGCTTCGGCTCATGGAGCGCGGCGAGGGGTTCGCCGCCGAGCTGTACGAGACGCTGAGCGCGCGGGAATCCAACTTGGCCAAGCTGTTTCTCGACGAGCAGCGCCACGAGGGCGACCTGCTCGGCCTCATCCAGGAAGAGCGCATCGAGTACGCCGGCTCGATCGTGCTTGGCCTGAACGACGCACTCACCGAGCTGACCGGCGCGCTCGTCGGCCTGACGTTCGCCCTCCAGAACGGCAAGCTCATCGCCGCTACGGGTCTGATCACGGGCCTGGCCGCCTCCATGTCGATGGCTGCATCGGGCTTCCTCTCCGCGCGGGAGGAGGGCGATGGTGAAACCTCGAAGAAGCCGCTCAAGTCGGCGGCCTACACAGGCATCGCGTACGTTGCGACAGTAGTACTCCTGATCCTGCCCTATCTGCTGCTCGGCAACGTCTATGCCGCCGCGGCGACGATGATGGCCACCAGCGTGCTCATCGTCCTCGCCTACAACTTCTACATCACCACCGCCAAAAACTTGCCGCTCTGGTGCCGGTTCCGCGACATGGCCGCCATCTCGCTGAGCGTCGCCGCCATCAGCTTCCTCATCGGCCTGCTGGTGCGCAACTTGTTCGGCGTGGAGATCTGAGCCGGTACGTCCAGCACTCCGCCGGAGCCTTCCGTTCGTTGAGCGCGGTGTTCCCTTGGGGCTCGGCATGCGGTACAGTTGTTGCTGTGCCGGAAGCGCGTGGCCATGGGGGACATAGCGGGAGACCCTTTCCGCTCTCGACGGAAGCCAGGCTTCCGTCACGGATCCTTCCACCGGAGATCGTTTTTCGACGAGCGGGCGACCGCGCCGCTCCAGGATGAGGAGGGCGACATGAACAAATCGACAAGCAACACGCTTGACGTTTTATCCGCGGAGCGGCTGCAAGCCTTCGCCGTGGGGCTGGCCGGTATCGCTCCGGAGGAAGCGCGGAAGCTCAAGATCCTCTACATCAAGAACGCCCTCACCGAGTTCAAGGCGGCGCGCGAGTCGATGAAGGCATTTGGCTGCGTTACAGCGGTCTTCTGGATCATCCCCGTCTTCTGGCCCATCCTGATTGCCCAGAAGCGGTCGGTCAGGCTCGGCGAGCGCATGTTCCGCGAACGCATCCAGAACGCACTCGATGTGTGGAGAGACGACTTGGAGGGCGCCAAGTTCGACCTGGACGAGCTCTACCAGTCCTGGCAGTAGCTCGCATCCCCCGTCGCCTCTACAGCTCCATCCCCTCGAGCAGCGCGATGTACTCCTGCTCGTCCTCGGGATCGCTCACCTCTCGCTGCAGCCCCATGAGGCGGACGGTGACGACCGCCAGGTCGCCTTTGGTGACCAGCGCGTCGTAACGCCAGCCGCCGAGCGGCTCGATCCCCTTGCGGCTCAGGTAGATCTGGTAATCCAGGCCCGTGGCCCGGGCGGGCAGCTTCGCTTCATCCCCCAGCATCCAGACGATCCGCTGCGCCAGCTCGGTGTGCGTGACAAGGTCCCGTTCGGGCGCAGCGTGCCCCTCGTGGCGCTGCGGGATGCAGGACGCGGAAAGGAGTAGCGCTAACGCGCACAATACAAACGACTTCAGTGCCATTGACCCATCCAAGCTCGCGGCACAGAAGTGCCACGCGGTATGGGTACGGCCCCAGGTGCTTACCCCTTACGCGATTCGCATCTGAGAATCTCCGACGAGATTCTCAGTGAAGGACATGCTCTCTTACAAGGCGATCTTGAACATCTCGGCGGCATTGGTACGGAGGAGTCTCACCGCCAGCGATATCGCCTCGTCCTCATCTATATACCCCCAAAGGACCCGTTTTGTCAAGACCCGGGCGACGTTCTCGCGCGCGATCGCCGCGTGCCCATAGACTCCTTCCGGGAACAGGTAGTCGCCGCCGAACGCGAAGATCTTCGTCTCCGGCACCATGTCGAGCCATTCATGCAGCATGGCGCACGACGCGGTCGGGCTTATGATGTGCATCCAGCACATGTCGACGTAGACGTTCTGGAAGTTCTTGGCCAATGTCGCCAGCTCACGCGAATATGGGTAGCTGCCGTGGA harbors:
- a CDS encoding VIT1/CCC1 transporter family protein — translated: MDPAVKTKLLAAQRNEISESQIYTWLAGRIKDEKNRKILQDIAKDERGHYEVLKRLTQTDVKPARLRVLWYRSVARVLGLSFGLRLMERGEGFAAELYETLSARESNLAKLFLDEQRHEGDLLGLIQEERIEYAGSIVLGLNDALTELTGALVGLTFALQNGKLIAATGLITGLAASMSMAASGFLSAREEGDGETSKKPLKSAAYTGIAYVATVVLLILPYLLLGNVYAAAATMMATSVLIVLAYNFYITTAKNLPLWCRFRDMAAISLSVAAISFLIGLLVRNLFGVEI